The Hyphomicrobium sp. MC1 genome window below encodes:
- a CDS encoding N-acetylmuramoyl-L-alanine amidase — MNILAAVATVLCLLLGRPAMAADALETHLTVTGRSTIFELTMSEGVTAQAFTLASPYRVVIDLPDVNFRLDPAAGQKGAGLISAFRYGLFASHKSRIVIDTKGPVVIHSANMTRIKGSSAVKLAIALMPTDAKSFGGGTGAGMAAASEEPNFESAFEAPPDKKQPNAKPVIVIDPGHGGIDPGAIGPNNVNEKTIVLAVAMQLKDELEKTGLYDVKMTRHDDVFISLDDRLKFSRAVGADLFISLHADSIETAASSIRGATIYTLSSKASDKVARIAAEKENASDLLAGIENLDEGKDDQVKSILIDLMKRETSNFSSDFSQLLAKHLRKKITMSRVPRRSAAFKVLKQTDSPSVLVELGYISNRSDEEQMLTPEWQSKVADAITGAVQIYFNKRTALRP; from the coding sequence GTGAACATTCTAGCAGCAGTAGCAACCGTGCTATGCCTGTTGCTTGGGCGGCCCGCTATGGCAGCCGATGCGCTCGAAACCCACCTGACGGTGACCGGCCGCTCGACGATTTTCGAACTGACGATGAGCGAAGGCGTGACCGCACAGGCTTTTACGCTCGCGAGCCCCTACCGTGTCGTCATAGATCTGCCCGACGTCAATTTTCGCCTGGACCCTGCGGCAGGACAGAAAGGGGCGGGCCTCATCTCGGCGTTCCGCTATGGCCTTTTCGCGTCGCATAAATCGCGCATCGTGATCGATACCAAAGGCCCCGTCGTCATCCATTCCGCCAACATGACGCGGATCAAGGGATCATCGGCCGTAAAACTCGCCATCGCCCTTATGCCGACCGACGCAAAATCGTTTGGCGGCGGCACCGGCGCGGGAATGGCCGCCGCGTCTGAGGAGCCGAATTTCGAGAGCGCGTTCGAGGCTCCACCCGATAAGAAGCAGCCCAACGCCAAGCCCGTCATCGTGATTGATCCGGGCCACGGTGGCATCGACCCCGGCGCTATCGGCCCCAATAATGTAAATGAGAAAACGATTGTTCTTGCTGTTGCTATGCAACTCAAGGACGAACTGGAGAAGACTGGCCTCTACGACGTCAAGATGACCCGCCACGACGATGTATTCATCTCTCTCGACGACCGCCTCAAATTTTCCCGCGCGGTCGGAGCCGATCTCTTTATCTCGCTGCACGCTGATTCCATCGAGACGGCCGCCAGCAGCATTCGCGGCGCCACCATCTACACGCTGTCCAGCAAAGCGTCCGACAAAGTGGCGCGGATTGCGGCTGAAAAGGAAAATGCCTCGGATCTTTTGGCCGGCATCGAAAATCTCGACGAAGGCAAAGACGATCAGGTCAAAAGTATCCTCATCGACCTGATGAAACGTGAAACCTCGAACTTTTCCTCAGATTTCTCGCAGCTTCTGGCCAAACACCTGCGCAAAAAGATTACGATGTCGCGCGTACCCCGCCGCTCGGCGGCGTTCAAGGTGCTGAAGCAGACGGATTCGCCGTCCGTGCTTGTAGAATTGGGATATATCAGCAATCGCAGCGATGAGGAGCAGATGCTGACACCGGAATGGCAGTCGAAAGTCGCCGACGCGATCACCGGTGCGGTGCAAATTTACTTCAACAAAAGAACGGCCTTACGCCCCTGA
- a CDS encoding ribonuclease E/G — MSNTKMLIDATHPEETRVVVQRNGRVEEFDFESAARKLLRGNIYLAKVTRVEPSLQAAFVDYGGNRHGFLAFNEIHPDYYQIPVADRQALLDEEAAAEAELEAAADRRAEALARRNSTRGGGSAAPHAEGEATNDDFAEQSSEDSEDGESTHIVDVEEDDEHIEEIGGDEDEEPIKVLAVAVPMPDDDVISEPVRAEAADNGESNTDLAASASSDEPAAQADADHARDESDDHDHHHDAEAGSDVHADDDHGSEHDEHEHEHHAEQPHVHDHHDHHGGEIDDSQGAEFHEEAPQRPRRRPRSYKIQEVIKRRQIILVQVVKEERGNKGAALTTYLSLAGRYTVLMPNTARGGGISRKITNPQDRRRLKAIAQELEVPEGMGLIIRTAGAARTKQEIKRDFEYLLRLWESVRDLTLQSTAPSLVYEEGDLIKRSIRDLYNKDVEEIVVAGDAGHQEAADFMKMLMPSHAKNVVAYREPTPLFTRYGVERQLNAMFQPQVTLRSGGYIVINQTEALVAIDVNSGKSTREFSIEETALATNLEAADEIARQLKLRDLAGLIVIDFIDMEEKRNNRAVERRLKDALRFDRARIQLGRISHFGLMEMSRQRLRTGVLEGSTSQCPHCQGTGIIRSTESIALAVLRGLEDAITAGATGPLTATTTPPVALYILNSKRAYVTDMEHRHGYSVTVLGSDRVQGANFTIERGGPAVPVRRVERAAVNMDWGFDGEEEAPTFEGGEIETVSHVDDGDEDTVARENGRGEGDESGGRRGRRRRRRGRGGRERGESRERFSSEPRGEDDHGFAAGPQPHGDDDGEQGPVDEDDLDAQPASEEAELGEHGENGANGEKPARRRRRGRRGGRRGRDRNREGGPMHADDANGVAEGEDHEQLDSGDTDGDTEAAQPETWSNGGHITEALSSEDVATAVEQPELKVPRQQRLWDVPSKAQDADEVVMLEGTASEVATEEPQQAVEVPAEVQDSAPAPAPRRRHEIGSSEPRIERVVVRPGDEGSATDAEAQAAPQRKGWWQRKFGGE, encoded by the coding sequence ATGTCCAATACGAAAATGCTCATCGATGCCACGCATCCCGAGGAGACTCGGGTCGTGGTCCAACGCAACGGCCGGGTAGAGGAATTCGATTTCGAAAGTGCCGCTCGGAAACTGCTGCGCGGCAATATCTATCTCGCCAAGGTGACGCGCGTAGAGCCGTCGCTACAAGCGGCTTTCGTCGATTACGGCGGCAACCGGCACGGTTTTCTCGCCTTCAACGAAATCCATCCTGACTACTATCAGATTCCGGTCGCCGACCGTCAGGCGCTTCTCGATGAAGAAGCCGCCGCTGAAGCCGAGCTCGAAGCCGCCGCCGACCGGCGCGCGGAGGCGCTCGCCCGCAGAAATTCGACACGCGGCGGTGGGTCGGCCGCCCCTCACGCTGAAGGGGAAGCGACGAACGACGATTTCGCGGAACAGTCCTCTGAGGATTCTGAGGACGGCGAATCCACGCACATCGTCGATGTCGAAGAAGACGATGAGCACATCGAAGAGATCGGTGGCGACGAAGACGAAGAGCCGATCAAAGTCTTGGCCGTCGCCGTTCCGATGCCGGACGATGACGTCATCTCCGAGCCGGTCCGGGCCGAAGCGGCAGACAACGGCGAGTCAAATACCGATCTCGCAGCAAGCGCGTCGTCGGACGAGCCTGCAGCGCAGGCCGATGCCGATCATGCGCGCGACGAGAGCGACGATCACGATCATCACCATGACGCCGAAGCCGGTTCGGACGTTCACGCTGACGACGATCATGGCTCCGAGCATGATGAGCACGAGCATGAACACCATGCCGAGCAGCCGCATGTCCATGACCATCACGACCATCATGGCGGCGAGATCGACGACTCGCAGGGCGCGGAGTTCCACGAGGAAGCGCCGCAACGTCCGCGTCGGCGTCCGCGCAGCTACAAGATCCAGGAAGTTATCAAGCGCCGCCAGATCATTCTGGTGCAGGTTGTTAAAGAGGAGCGCGGCAACAAGGGCGCAGCGCTGACGACGTATTTGTCGCTTGCCGGCCGCTACACTGTTTTGATGCCGAACACCGCCCGCGGCGGCGGCATCTCGCGCAAGATCACCAATCCGCAGGACCGCCGCCGTCTGAAGGCCATTGCCCAGGAACTCGAGGTTCCGGAGGGCATGGGCCTCATCATCCGCACGGCGGGTGCGGCGCGCACGAAGCAGGAAATCAAGCGCGACTTCGAATATCTGCTGCGCCTCTGGGAGAGCGTGCGCGATCTCACGCTGCAGTCGACGGCGCCGAGCCTCGTCTACGAAGAAGGCGACCTGATCAAGCGTTCCATCCGCGACCTCTATAACAAGGATGTCGAGGAAATCGTCGTTGCCGGCGATGCGGGGCACCAGGAAGCCGCCGACTTCATGAAGATGCTCATGCCGAGCCACGCCAAAAACGTCGTGGCTTATCGCGAGCCGACGCCGCTGTTCACGCGTTATGGCGTCGAACGGCAGCTCAACGCCATGTTCCAGCCGCAGGTGACGCTGCGCTCGGGCGGCTACATCGTCATCAACCAGACGGAAGCCCTCGTTGCGATCGACGTCAACTCGGGGAAATCGACGCGCGAATTCTCGATCGAAGAAACGGCGCTTGCGACTAACCTCGAGGCGGCCGACGAAATCGCGCGCCAGCTGAAGCTGCGCGACCTTGCCGGCCTCATCGTGATCGACTTCATCGACATGGAGGAGAAGCGCAACAATCGCGCCGTCGAGCGCCGCCTGAAGGATGCGCTTCGCTTCGACCGGGCGCGAATCCAGCTCGGCCGCATCTCGCATTTCGGTCTGATGGAAATGTCGCGCCAGCGTCTCAGAACGGGCGTGCTGGAAGGCTCGACGTCGCAGTGTCCGCACTGCCAGGGCACCGGCATCATCCGCTCGACGGAGAGCATCGCGCTCGCCGTATTGCGTGGCCTTGAAGATGCGATCACGGCGGGCGCTACAGGTCCGCTGACCGCGACGACGACGCCGCCGGTTGCACTCTACATTCTGAACAGCAAGCGCGCCTACGTCACCGACATGGAGCATCGCCACGGTTACTCGGTGACGGTGCTCGGTAGCGATCGCGTGCAGGGTGCGAACTTCACGATCGAGCGCGGCGGCCCTGCCGTTCCGGTGCGCCGTGTCGAACGTGCTGCCGTCAACATGGACTGGGGCTTCGACGGCGAGGAAGAAGCACCGACATTCGAAGGCGGCGAGATTGAAACCGTATCGCACGTCGATGACGGCGACGAAGATACCGTGGCCCGTGAGAATGGTCGTGGCGAGGGCGATGAGTCCGGCGGCCGTCGCGGGCGGCGCAGGCGGCGTCGCGGTCGCGGTGGACGCGAGCGTGGCGAAAGCCGCGAGCGTTTCAGTTCCGAACCGCGCGGCGAAGACGATCACGGATTTGCGGCAGGTCCGCAGCCGCACGGCGATGATGACGGCGAACAGGGACCGGTCGACGAGGATGACCTCGATGCCCAACCGGCATCCGAGGAAGCGGAACTCGGCGAGCACGGCGAAAACGGCGCCAACGGCGAAAAGCCCGCACGGCGGCGCCGGCGCGGACGTCGCGGTGGCCGTCGCGGTCGGGACCGCAATCGTGAAGGCGGCCCGATGCACGCCGATGATGCCAACGGCGTTGCCGAAGGCGAAGATCACGAACAACTCGACAGCGGGGACACCGACGGCGATACCGAGGCTGCCCAGCCGGAAACTTGGTCAAACGGTGGACACATCACCGAGGCGCTGTCGTCGGAAGACGTTGCGACGGCTGTCGAACAGCCGGAACTCAAGGTTCCGCGGCAACAACGGCTTTGGGACGTTCCCTCGAAGGCGCAAGACGCGGATGAAGTCGTGATGCTCGAAGGCACGGCATCCGAGGTTGCGACGGAAGAACCGCAGCAGGCTGTTGAGGTGCCCGCCGAAGTTCAGGACAGCGCACCTGCGCCGGCACCGCGTCGTCGGCACGAGATCGGCTCCAGCGAGCCGCGAATCGAGCGCGTTGTTGTCCGACCAGGCGATGAAGGCTCGGCTACCGATGCCGAAGCTCAGGCTGCCCCGCAGCGCAAGGGCTGGTGGCAGCGCAAGTTCGGCGGCGAATAA
- a CDS encoding M48 family metalloprotease, producing the protein MPIFWKSLPAHSNARSLTIWIVALIASLLTLANGTRAQGLPLIRDAEIEALLQDYSKPIFEAAGFGGGRVTVRIINNEAFNAFVLDGANVFVNTGTLMQAQTPNEVIGVIAHESGHIAGGHMAALRSRIAKDQTRALLTQVLGIGAMVAGGVTGGDGGRETAQGGAALLQGGSSVILKGLLAERRSQESAADQAGIKYLTATKQSGKGMLDTFERFKEQEYLSDQFQDPFIRSHPLSAERLDRLSRLATTSPYFNKKDPPSLQLRHDLMRAKLSGYLESPATVFNRYPDSNKTLPARYARAIATFFRGGGGALESAVQQTDSMIKENPNYPYFYELRADFLMRSGKLAPAVPSLRQALKLAPNSPLIMVELATAVQSLKGSDAQKEAIDLLRKSLIEDPENGHAYRLLANIYYKQGRGPEADAMTAQAYFNEGNIKDAQVFAKRAQLKLRAGSPEWLKNDDIINYKPQT; encoded by the coding sequence ATGCCGATATTTTGGAAGTCACTTCCGGCGCATTCCAACGCCCGAAGTTTGACGATTTGGATCGTTGCGCTCATCGCATCGCTGTTGACATTAGCCAACGGCACCCGAGCGCAGGGGCTGCCGCTGATCCGCGACGCCGAGATCGAAGCGCTGCTGCAGGATTATTCCAAACCGATTTTTGAAGCGGCGGGTTTCGGTGGCGGCCGCGTGACCGTCCGCATCATCAATAATGAAGCCTTCAACGCCTTCGTTCTCGACGGCGCGAACGTGTTCGTGAATACCGGCACACTGATGCAGGCGCAGACGCCGAATGAAGTGATCGGCGTCATCGCACATGAAAGCGGTCATATCGCGGGCGGCCACATGGCGGCGCTGCGCTCGCGCATCGCGAAGGATCAAACACGCGCTCTGTTGACGCAGGTTCTCGGCATCGGCGCCATGGTTGCGGGCGGCGTCACAGGCGGAGATGGCGGACGCGAGACGGCACAAGGCGGCGCTGCTCTTTTGCAGGGCGGCAGCAGCGTCATTCTCAAGGGGCTTCTGGCCGAGCGGCGATCGCAGGAATCGGCGGCTGATCAGGCGGGCATCAAGTATCTCACGGCCACGAAACAGTCGGGCAAAGGCATGCTCGACACGTTCGAGCGGTTCAAGGAACAGGAATATCTATCGGATCAGTTCCAGGACCCGTTCATTCGATCGCATCCTCTGTCGGCCGAACGCCTCGACCGGCTCAGCCGGCTCGCAACCACAAGTCCGTATTTCAACAAGAAAGACCCGCCGTCGCTGCAGCTTCGCCACGACCTGATGCGGGCGAAGCTTTCGGGCTATCTGGAATCGCCGGCGACTGTGTTCAATCGCTATCCTGACTCAAATAAGACGCTGCCGGCGCGCTACGCGCGGGCCATCGCGACATTCTTTCGCGGCGGCGGCGGTGCGCTGGAATCGGCGGTCCAGCAGACCGACAGCATGATCAAGGAAAACCCGAATTACCCGTACTTTTACGAACTTCGGGCCGACTTCCTGATGCGATCCGGCAAACTCGCGCCTGCGGTCCCGAGCTTGCGGCAAGCCCTGAAACTGGCGCCTAACAGTCCTTTAATCATGGTCGAACTGGCCACGGCGGTCCAAAGCCTCAAGGGCAGCGATGCGCAAAAAGAGGCTATCGATCTACTGCGGAAATCTCTTATCGAAGACCCGGAAAATGGCCATGCTTACAGGCTGCTCGCAAACATCTATTATAAGCAGGGCCGGGGTCCGGAAGCCGACGCCATGACGGCCCAGGCCTACTTCAACGAAGGGAACATAAAAGACGCACAGGTCTTCGCTAAACGAGCCCAACTGAAATTACGAGCGGGCTCGCCCGAGTGGTTGAAAAACGACGACATCATTAACTACAAGCCGCAAACCTGA
- a CDS encoding DsbA family protein, protein MTQKSPDRNRARAASAGKKLSVIALGFACLAFAALAASNFGNSSAHADTIAPTAGGKVFTDEQKKALGDIIRDYLIKNPEVMFEVQNALDEKSQKEQETKLKAFMAKNAKQIYRAPDSSVAGDPNGDVTVVEFFDYNCGYCKHGLPEVQKLIHDDKKVRFVFKELPILSTGSIEAAKVALAAKRQGKYWEFHQAMLGSKGVANEASALKIAESLGLDMDKVKADMAGDDVKNELQSDLLLAKQLGVNGTPHFLVGDKSVPGAPDDLHDQLEALVSGYRKTGCNMC, encoded by the coding sequence ATGACCCAGAAGTCTCCTGACCGTAACAGAGCGCGCGCGGCTTCCGCCGGCAAAAAGCTCTCTGTCATCGCGCTCGGATTTGCGTGCCTGGCATTCGCGGCACTCGCAGCATCGAATTTCGGAAATAGTTCGGCGCACGCCGACACCATCGCGCCCACCGCGGGCGGCAAGGTCTTTACCGACGAGCAGAAAAAGGCGCTCGGCGACATCATCAGAGACTATCTGATCAAGAACCCCGAAGTCATGTTCGAGGTGCAGAACGCTCTGGATGAGAAGTCTCAGAAAGAGCAGGAAACCAAGCTCAAAGCCTTCATGGCGAAGAACGCCAAGCAGATCTATCGCGCCCCTGACAGCTCGGTTGCCGGCGATCCCAACGGCGACGTCACTGTCGTCGAGTTCTTCGATTACAACTGCGGTTACTGCAAACACGGCCTGCCGGAAGTGCAGAAGCTGATCCACGACGACAAAAAGGTTCGCTTCGTCTTCAAGGAGCTGCCGATCCTGTCGACGGGCTCAATCGAGGCCGCGAAGGTCGCGCTGGCCGCCAAACGCCAGGGCAAGTACTGGGAGTTCCATCAAGCGATGCTGGGCTCCAAGGGCGTTGCCAACGAAGCTTCCGCGTTGAAGATCGCGGAATCGCTCGGTCTCGACATGGATAAGGTCAAGGCCGACATGGCAGGCGACGACGTCAAGAACGAGTTGCAGAGCGATCTGCTGCTTGCCAAGCAGCTCGGCGTCAACGGCACCCCGCACTTCCTGGTCGGCGACAAGTCGGTGCCCGGTGCGCCGGATGACCTGCACGACCAGCTTGAGGCGCTCGTCAGCGGCTACCGCAAGACCGGCTGCAACATGTGCTGA
- the aroQ gene encoding type II 3-dehydroquinate dehydratase produces MTSLVYVLNGPNLNMLGVREPEVYGRETLDDLRVRTEKSATANGLAIDFRQSNIEGEIVNWVQEARGKAKGIIINAGGYTHTSVAILDALQAVSLPVVEVHLSNIFRRDEFRQHSYISLAATGVICGLGAKGYELAIEAMADILNKSTGKA; encoded by the coding sequence ATGACCTCCCTCGTTTACGTTCTTAACGGCCCCAATCTCAATATGCTCGGCGTCCGCGAGCCCGAAGTCTATGGCCGCGAGACGCTCGACGACCTGCGCGTGCGCACCGAAAAATCGGCAACGGCGAACGGGCTGGCCATCGACTTCCGGCAATCGAATATCGAGGGCGAAATCGTCAATTGGGTGCAGGAGGCGCGCGGAAAGGCCAAGGGCATCATCATCAATGCTGGTGGCTATACGCACACGTCGGTTGCCATTCTCGATGCGCTGCAGGCCGTCAGCCTGCCGGTCGTCGAGGTGCACCTTTCCAACATCTTCCGGCGCGACGAGTTTCGTCAGCATTCCTACATCTCGCTCGCAGCGACGGGGGTGATCTGCGGGCTCGGCGCCAAGGGCTATGAACTCGCGATCGAGGCAATGGCCGACATTCTGAACAAATCCACAGGCAAAGCGTGA
- the accB gene encoding acetyl-CoA carboxylase biotin carboxyl carrier protein, which yields MSAKDQGPKMGSAEGQMIRELAELLNDTGLTEIEIEKSGLKIRVAKKISITAAAPQAYMSAPVAAAASTPSEAKPAAGAGDFSKHPGAVKSPMVGTAYRSPEPGAPAFCEVGSKVNQGDTLLIIEAMKTMNQIPAPRAGTIKAILVENAQPVEYGEPLIIIE from the coding sequence ATGAGCGCAAAAGACCAAGGGCCGAAAATGGGAAGCGCCGAAGGTCAGATGATCCGCGAGCTCGCCGAGCTTTTGAACGATACGGGTCTGACGGAAATCGAAATCGAGAAGAGCGGCCTCAAGATCCGCGTCGCCAAGAAAATCTCGATCACGGCCGCGGCGCCGCAGGCTTACATGTCTGCGCCGGTTGCAGCCGCAGCGTCGACGCCGAGCGAAGCGAAACCGGCGGCGGGTGCGGGTGATTTTTCGAAGCATCCGGGCGCGGTCAAATCGCCGATGGTCGGCACGGCCTATCGCTCGCCGGAGCCGGGTGCACCGGCATTCTGCGAAGTCGGGTCCAAGGTCAATCAGGGCGACACGCTGCTGATCATCGAGGCGATGAAGACTATGAACCAGATCCCCGCGCCGCGCGCCGGCACGATCAAAGCCATCCTCGTCGAGAACGCGCAACCGGTCGAGTATGGCGAGCCGCTGATCATCATAGAATAG
- the accC gene encoding acetyl-CoA carboxylase biotin carboxylase subunit — MFDKILIANRGEIALRVQRACRELGIATVAVHSTADADAMHVRLADESVCIGPPPARDSYLNIPALVTACEITGADAVHPGYGFLSENARFAEILEEHKITFIGPTSEHIRIMGDKIEAKETAKKLGIPVVPGSAGAVTSETEAMKVAKEMGFPVLIKAAAGGGGRGMKVALTAADLGVALSTARSEAKAAFNDDSVYIEKYLQKPRHIEIQVFGDGKGNAVHLGERDCSLQRRHQKVFEESPSPALNAAQRQKIGSTVADAMRKLKYRGAGTVEFLFEDGEFYFIEMNTRLQVEHPVTEMVTGTDLVLEQIRVAAGLPLSFTQDDIELRGHAIECRINAENPKDFRPSPGQITYWHPPGGLGVRVDSGVYQGYRIPPYYDSLIGKLIVTGKTRNDALMRLRRALAEFVIDGIETTIPLFQDLVREPDIVDGAYDIHWLEKYLGMK; from the coding sequence ATGTTCGATAAAATCCTGATTGCCAACCGAGGAGAAATCGCGCTTCGCGTCCAGCGCGCTTGCCGCGAGCTTGGAATTGCAACGGTCGCCGTCCACTCGACGGCAGATGCCGACGCCATGCACGTCCGTCTGGCCGACGAGAGCGTGTGCATCGGTCCGCCGCCTGCGCGCGACAGCTATCTCAACATTCCGGCGCTGGTGACGGCGTGTGAAATCACCGGCGCGGACGCTGTGCATCCGGGCTATGGCTTTCTATCTGAGAATGCGCGCTTCGCGGAAATTCTCGAAGAGCACAAGATCACGTTCATCGGTCCGACGTCCGAACACATCCGAATCATGGGCGACAAGATCGAGGCGAAAGAGACCGCCAAGAAGCTCGGCATCCCGGTCGTTCCCGGCTCCGCGGGCGCCGTGACGAGCGAGACCGAGGCGATGAAGGTCGCGAAGGAGATGGGCTTTCCCGTGCTCATCAAGGCCGCTGCTGGCGGCGGTGGGCGGGGCATGAAGGTCGCGCTGACCGCGGCCGACCTCGGCGTCGCGCTTTCGACGGCGCGGTCCGAAGCGAAAGCGGCCTTCAACGACGATTCCGTCTACATCGAGAAATATCTGCAGAAGCCGCGCCACATCGAGATCCAGGTGTTCGGCGATGGCAAGGGCAATGCCGTGCATCTAGGCGAGCGCGATTGCTCGCTGCAGCGGCGGCATCAAAAGGTGTTCGAGGAGAGCCCCTCGCCTGCTCTCAATGCGGCTCAGCGCCAGAAGATCGGCTCGACCGTCGCGGATGCGATGCGCAAGCTGAAATATCGCGGCGCCGGCACAGTGGAGTTCCTGTTCGAGGACGGCGAATTCTACTTCATCGAGATGAACACCCGGTTGCAGGTCGAACACCCTGTAACGGAGATGGTCACCGGCACGGACCTCGTGCTGGAGCAAATCCGCGTCGCGGCCGGCCTGCCGTTAAGCTTCACGCAGGATGACATCGAGCTTCGCGGGCACGCCATCGAGTGCCGCATCAACGCTGAAAACCCCAAGGATTTTCGGCCTTCGCCGGGCCAGATCACCTATTGGCATCCGCCGGGCGGCCTCGGCGTGCGCGTCGACAGCGGCGTGTACCAGGGCTATCGCATCCCGCCCTACTACGACAGCCTCATCGGCAAGCTGATCGTGACGGGCAAGACGCGCAACGACGCGTTGATGCGTTTACGCCGCGCTCTGGCCGAGTTCGTGATCGATGGGATTGAAACGACGATCCCATTGTTCCAGGATCTGGTCAGAGAGCCGGATATCGTCGATGGGGCCTATGATATTCATTGGCTCGAAAAATATCTGGGGATGAAGTAA
- the aat gene encoding leucyl/phenylalanyl-tRNA--protein transferase: MASRDDPMFEITPQVLLKAYSCGIFPMAESADDPALYWIEPQQRGVLPLNGLHIPKRLMRTVRTTPFTVKVDNDYDGVIDGCAAPRAGRMSTWINGRIRSLYRELFDLGACHTVEVWNGNKMVGGLYGVALKSAFFGESMFSTERDASKIALVHLAARLIKGGFTLLDTQFVTDHLRQFGTIELDRMTFQRELEKALGKEANFFSLPRDASGPEVAAIFADAG, encoded by the coding sequence ATGGCGTCGCGCGACGACCCGATGTTCGAGATAACGCCGCAGGTTCTCCTGAAGGCGTATAGCTGTGGCATTTTCCCGATGGCGGAAAGTGCCGACGATCCCGCGCTCTATTGGATCGAGCCGCAGCAGCGCGGTGTGCTGCCGCTCAACGGCCTGCATATCCCAAAGCGCCTCATGCGCACGGTCCGCACCACGCCATTCACCGTCAAGGTCGATAACGATTATGACGGTGTGATCGACGGCTGCGCCGCGCCGCGCGCCGGGCGGATGTCGACCTGGATCAACGGCCGAATCCGTTCGCTCTATCGCGAGCTGTTCGACCTTGGCGCCTGCCACACGGTCGAGGTCTGGAATGGCAACAAGATGGTCGGCGGCCTTTACGGCGTAGCGTTGAAAAGCGCGTTCTTCGGCGAAAGCATGTTTTCGACGGAGCGTGATGCCTCGAAGATCGCGCTGGTGCATCTCGCAGCGCGTCTCATCAAGGGTGGATTTACGCTGCTCGACACGCAATTCGTGACGGATCACCTCCGGCAGTTCGGCACGATCGAACTCGACCGGATGACGTTCCAGCGCGAGTTGGAGAAGGCGTTGGGCAAAGAGGCCAACTTCTTCTCGCTGCCGCGTGACGCCTCGGGGCCGGAGGTTGCTGCGATTTTCGCAGACGCTGGCTGA
- a CDS encoding 2'-5' RNA ligase family protein: MASRPHRRRFAASQKDRIFFACLPDEATAERVHALAERLKRANGFDGTLVLPNHLHVTLYHLGDWPSLPAPIVSAALDAAAQVSIRAFDVTLTGSESFRGGIGPFPFVLTCEQDIAAWNALRRPLGVAMERVGLGGATRGRFTPHITLLRDEKRAAAAPIEPISWTVRELVLVHSLLGKTTHVHLGRWLLQEP, encoded by the coding sequence ATGGCGTCGAGACCTCATCGCCGAAGATTCGCCGCCTCTCAAAAAGACCGAATATTTTTCGCCTGCCTACCTGATGAGGCGACCGCTGAACGCGTCCATGCGCTCGCGGAGAGGCTCAAGCGTGCGAACGGTTTCGACGGCACGCTGGTGCTTCCAAATCACCTGCACGTGACACTTTATCATTTGGGGGATTGGCCAAGCTTACCCGCGCCCATCGTCAGCGCCGCATTGGACGCCGCAGCGCAAGTCTCCATTCGAGCTTTCGACGTGACGTTGACCGGCAGCGAAAGCTTTCGCGGCGGCATCGGGCCTTTTCCCTTTGTGCTGACGTGCGAGCAAGACATCGCCGCTTGGAACGCGTTGCGTCGCCCGCTTGGCGTAGCAATGGAGCGCGTCGGGCTAGGTGGCGCCACGCGCGGCCGCTTCACGCCCCACATAACGTTGCTTCGCGATGAAAAGCGCGCCGCAGCGGCGCCCATCGAGCCCATTTCTTGGACGGTGCGAGAACTCGTTCTCGTGCACAGCCTCCTCGGCAAAACCACGCACGTCCATCTGGGGCGCTGGCTATTACAGGAGCCGTGA